Within Actinoplanes sp. L3-i22, the genomic segment GAGACGTCCTTGATCGACAGTGGGTATCTGGCCTTCTGCCCCTCGGCGGTCCGGACGAACGAGACCGCCCGGGGGCCCAGCCGGGGGCGGCCCCCGGCGAGCGCGTCCAGCGGGATCGCCGCCGTCGCCGTGACCTGGCCGAACTCGCCCCGTACCGCGACCGGGACGTCGAGGCCGCCGCTGATCCGCAGCACCGGCTCGGCCTCGTCGGGCTGGGCCGGCAGCCAGGTCGGCCAGCTCGCGGTCAGCGCGGGCCGGCCGTCGGCGGTGCGGCCCCAGGCGAGCCGGGCCGGGCCGAGCTGGTGCTCGCCCTTGTATGCCTCGGCGGTGGCGTCGAACCACTCGTCCGGGAAGCCACCGGCGCGGAAGCCCGGGAACGCGGCGTAGAAGCGGCCGCCGTCGTGCACCAGCGGTCCGGCCCCGTGCTCGGCGTAGTGCTCGGCGACCGCGGCGACGTCGTCGGCGGTGCCGTGCTGCGCCACGCTGATCGCGACCCGGTGCCGGACGTCCAGGCTGCGCCGGACCTCGTCGGTCAGGTACGACTCGACGAGCTTGGCGACCCCCTGCCGCACCGCCTCGCGGTCCTCCGGCCCGGCGGCCAGGAAGCGGGCGCCGACCAGCTTGCTGACCTCCCAGCTGAAGTGCCGGCGGAGCACGTTGAACCGGGCCCGCGGCTCGGTGATCAGCGTGTCGGCGAAGGCCATCAGCGTCTCGGTGTCGTGCAGGAACCGGGTCACCGAGGTGCGGAACGTGATGTTGCTGGAGTCGGTGCGCCGGACCGCGTAGTAGAACTCGTAGCCGGTGCGGACCGCGATGCGCCGGGCCGCCAGCAGCGCCCGGATCGTGAACGGCTGGTCGCTGCAGGAGGCCATGTCCTCCGGGTAGCGGATGCCGTGCTCCTCGATCAGCGACCGGCGGAACAGCTTGGTGTTGGAGAGCGCCCAGGACAGCTGGGCATCGGCCAGGCTGATGTCGTCCTGGTCGCCGGGGCGGAAGACGGCCTGGTTGACGTAGCGGCCGCCGGCGCCGACCAGGCGGCCGAGCAGCACGTCGGCGTCCAGCTCGTCGGCGGCGCGGACCAGTCGCTCCAGCGCCTCGGCGCCGAGCCGGTCGTCGGAGCCGACGAAGAACACGTACCGCCCGGTGGCGTGCTCCAGCGCGAGGTTGCTCGGGCCGGCCGGGCCGCCCGAGTTCGGCTGATGCAGGACGACCATGCTGTCCGGGAATCGGGCCGCCCAGCGGTCCAGCTCGGCGCCGCCGCCGTCGGTGGAGCCGTCGTCGACGGCCACCACCTGCAGACGATCGGTGCCGATGCTCTGCGCGAAGAGCGATTCCAGACACTCGGTCAGGTACGGCATCGTGTTGTACACCGCGACGACGACCGTCACGTCCGGAACGTGCTCTTCCACCTAAGCCCCGTGCTCGGTCGCGGAGTGGAATTCAAGATTCCACTGTCTGTTTGAATTCGCGGCAGTTTAACCGCACCGAAATATCGGCACAACCGTACCCCGAATAGCACTCAGGGTGGCGCGGGGCGCCACCCTGAGTGAATTGTTGATCGGTATTTCAGGATTCGATCGCGGTGACGTCCACAGTGATGCTCTCGCGCGCGGAACGCAGCACCGAAGCCGCCACCTGAACGGTCCGCATGCCCTGCTGCAGGGTGACGATGTCGCTCT encodes:
- a CDS encoding glycosyltransferase family A protein — translated: MEEHVPDVTVVVAVYNTMPYLTECLESLFAQSIGTDRLQVVAVDDGSTDGGGAELDRWAARFPDSMVVLHQPNSGGPAGPSNLALEHATGRYVFFVGSDDRLGAEALERLVRAADELDADVLLGRLVGAGGRYVNQAVFRPGDQDDISLADAQLSWALSNTKLFRRSLIEEHGIRYPEDMASCSDQPFTIRALLAARRIAVRTGYEFYYAVRRTDSSNITFRTSVTRFLHDTETLMAFADTLITEPRARFNVLRRHFSWEVSKLVGARFLAAGPEDREAVRQGVAKLVESYLTDEVRRSLDVRHRVAISVAQHGTADDVAAVAEHYAEHGAGPLVHDGGRFYAAFPGFRAGGFPDEWFDATAEAYKGEHQLGPARLAWGRTADGRPALTASWPTWLPAQPDEAEPVLRISGGLDVPVAVRGEFGQVTATAAIPLDALAGGRPRLGPRAVSFVRTAEGQKARYPLSIKDVSAVRGRLHRVGARMFLIGVAPDKDGALRLVVLPLAVGQLARGLRRKLGR